Proteins found in one Anoplolepis gracilipes chromosome 7, ASM4749672v1, whole genome shotgun sequence genomic segment:
- the LOC140668036 gene encoding 5'-3' exonuclease PLD3, with translation MSFFGRKMGGGRSGGGSEHTGHNLQDGLFQIASQACHILVQVNNTHNVSYGGSNNVNNIAYSKYSTAGSTAPTTSSSTKGTTADKTYSKYAEPRDKDQDVVVLLPHRKNRAPRLKHKLSTVSENARLDVNSPGGDDDFELWDQSGFMLRTDVDDLANAKWGAQSWCRPSCIPITIILILIVLVVLLPLLDHAADKYMLNATAQNLESTCMDHCSISLVETIPIGLNYSNNTARHETIYNSWMDLIGMAQNTIEIASFYWTMKREDVVPDDSALEGEEVFQALLEAGRDRQITLKIAQNLPSHSSPNVDTQILAKKANALVRNLNFAGLLGGGVLHTKLWLIDRTHVYVGSANMDWRSLSQVKELGLVALNCSCLANDYAKIFDVYWKLSEDGKVPSTWPDSLSTKINIDNPMNFTYMENKYKIFIASSPPPFSPKGRSNDLDAILHCIAKAEKFIYISVMDYFPLTIYTAQVKYWPIIDNALRAAAIERKIDVRLLISWWKHSKPSESYFLKSLQDLTSSYTNVKIEIKRFIVPTNPDVDKIPFARVNHNKYMVTDIAAYIGTSNWSGDYFIDTAGIGTVFESVGRQNEDNIRQQLENIFHRDWYSNYSYPLYNISGTRTENSWGLSRNSYRSSYEPYIHT, from the exons gTGAATAACACGCACAATGTTTCCTATGGGGGTAGCAATAATGTGAATAATATCgcgtattcaaaatattccaCGGCTGGTTCGACCGCTCCGACAACGTCGTCATCAACGAAAGGGACAACCGCTGACAAAACTTATTCGAAGTATGCGGAGCCTCGAGATAAAGACCAAGATGTGGTTGTATTGTTACCGCATCGTAAGAACAGAGCACCGCGACTTAAGCACAAATTGTCG ACCGTATCCGAAAATGCACGGTTGGACGTGAACTCTCCGGGCGGCGACGACGACTTTGAATTATGGGACCAGTCTGGATTTATGTTAAGAACCGATGTGGACGATCTCGCAAATGCaaa ATGGGGCGCGCAGAGTTGGTGCAGACCCAGTTGCATACCGATAACgatcatattaattttgatcgtCCTGGTTGTACTTTTGCCATTGTTGGACCACGCGGCGGACAAGTACATGTTAAATGCCACTGCACAGAATTTAGAATCTACATGTATGGATCATTGCAGTATATCTTTGGTGGAAACTATACCTATAGGCTTGAATTACAGTAATAATACTGCACGACACGAGACCATCTATAATTCTTGGATGGATCTCATTGGAATGGCACAGAATACTATTGAAATTGCGTCGTTTTATTGGACGATGAAGAGGGAAGATGTGGTTCCCGATGACAGTGCTCTGGAG GGAGAAGAAGTGTTCCAGGCGCTTTTAGAAGCTGGAAGAGATAGACAGATTACGTTAAAAATTGCACAGAATCTTCCTTCTCACTCGTCCCCGAATGTCGATACACAAATTTTAGCCAAAAAAGCTAACGCGctg gtgagaaatttaaattttgctgGATTATTGGGCGGCGGTGTACTTCATACGAAATTATGGCTCATCGATCGTACGCATGTATATGTTGGTTCAGCAAATATGGATTGGAGATCTCTTTCGCAAGTGAAGGAACTCGGTTTAGTGGCGTTGAATTGTTCCTGTTTAGCAAATGATTATGCTAAAATATTCGAT GTATATTGGAAATTAAGCGAAGATGGTAAAGTGCCTTCCACGTGGCCAGATTCTCTtagcacaaaaataaatatcgataatcctatgaattttacatatatggaaaataaatacaaaatatttatcgcg AGCTCACCTCCGCCGTTTTCGCCGAAAGGCAGAAGCAACGATTTAGACGCGATCTTGCACTGTATCGCTAAAGcagaaaagtttatttatatctctgtGATGGATTATTTTCCATTAACGATATATACTGCACAAGTAAA ATATTGGCCTATAATAGATAATGCGCTGAGAGCGGCAGCGATTGAACGTAAAATAGACGTGCGCCTTTTGATTTCCTGGTGGAAACATTCAAAACCGTCCGAATCATATTTTCTGAAATCATTGCAAGATTTGACGAGCTCTTACACTAAtgtcaaaattgaaata AAAAGATTTATCGTACCCACAAATCCTGACGTAGATAAAATACCGTTCGCGAGagtaaatcataataaatatatggtCACCGATATAGCGGCTTACATAGGAACGAGCAATTGGTcgggtgattattttattgacacAGCCG GTATCGGTACTGTATTTGAAAGCGTTGGACGTCAGAATGAGGATAATATAAGACAACAGCTGGAAAATATCTTCCACCGCGATTGGTATTCCAACTATTCATACccactatataatataagcgGGACGCGAACCGAAAACTCATGGGGTTTATCGAGAAATTCATATCGTTCGTCATATGAaccttatatacatacataa